One stretch of Camelus bactrianus isolate YW-2024 breed Bactrian camel chromosome 21, ASM4877302v1, whole genome shotgun sequence DNA includes these proteins:
- the ENTREP3 gene encoding protein ENTREP3 isoform X3 — translation MMPSPSDSSRSLTSRPSTRGLTHLRLHRPWLQALLTLGLAQVLLGILVVTFSMVASSVTTTESVKRSCPSWAGFSISFFSLLSVLCVMLSMAGSVLSCKNAQLARDFRECSLDGKVCVCCPPVPLLRPCPESGQELKLAPNSTCDEARGALKNLLFSVCGLTICAAIICTLSAIVCCIQIFSLDLVHTQLAPERSVSGPLGPLGCASSPPAPLLHTMLDLEEFVPPVPPPPYYPPEYTCSSETDAQSITYNGSMDSPVPLYPTDCPPSYEAVMGLRGDSQATLFDPQLHDGSCICERVASIVDVSMDSGSLVLSAIGDLPGGSSPSEDSCLLELQGSVRSVDYVLFRSIQRSRAGYCLSLDCGLRGPFEDSPLPRRPPRAARSYSCSAPEAPPPLGAPTAARSCHRLEGWPPWVGPCFPELRRRVPRGGSRPAAAPPPRAPARRFSDSSGSLTPPGHRPPHPAPPPPLLLLPRSHSDPGITTSSDTADFRDLYTKVLEEEAASVSSADTGLCSEACLFRLARCPSPKLLRARSAEKRRPVPAFRKVPLPSGPAPAHSLGDLKGSWPGRGLVTRFLQMSRKAPDPNGNGAHGHKQVPRSPWGRPGRESLHLRSCGDLSSGSSLRRLLSARRLERGTRPHSLSLNGGSRETGL, via the exons ATGATGCCCTCGCCTAGTGACTCCAGCCGCTCGCTGACTAGCAGGCCCAGCACCCGGGGCCTTACCCACCTCCGCCTCCACAGACCCTGGCTGCAGGCCCTGCTCACCCTGGGGCTGGCTCAGGTGCTCCTGGGCATCCTGGTGGTCACCTTCAGCATGGTGGCCTCCTCCGTCACCACCACCGAGAGCGTCAAGAGGTCCTGCCCGTCTTGGGCTGGATTCTCG ATCTCCTTCTTCTCCTTGCTTTCGGTGCTCTGTGTCATGCTCAGCATGGCTGGCTCTGTTCTCTCCTGTAAAAATGCTCAGCTGGCCCGAGACTTCCGAGAGTGCTCCTTG GACGGAAAGGTCTGTGTGTGCTGCCCCCCTGTTCCTCTTCTCCGGCCCTGTCCAGAGTCTGGGCAGGAATTGAAACTTGCCCCTAACTCTACCTGTGATGAAGCCCGAGGGGCCCTCAAG AACTTGCTCTTTAGTGTCTGTGGGCTCACCATTTGTGCCGCCATAATCTGTACCCTCTCTGCTATTGTCTGCTGCATCCAAATCTTCTccctggaccttgtgcacacG CAGCTGGCCCCTGAGCGCTCAGTCTCAGGCCCTCTGGGGCCTCTGGGCTGTGCATCCTCGCCCCCAGCCCCGCTCCTACACACCATGCTGGACTTGGAGGAATTTGTACCgcctgtgcccccaccaccctACTATCCCCCAGAGTACACCTGCAGCtcagaaacagatgcacagag CATTACCTACAATGGCTCCATGGACAGCCCGGTGCCCTTGTACCCTACTGATTGCCCCCCTTCTTATGAGGCCGTCATGGGGCTACGAGGAGACAGCCAG GCCACTCTGTTTGATCCTCAGCTTCATGATGGCTCCTGTATCTGCGAGCGAGTGGCCTCCATTGTTGATG TGTCCATGGACAGCGGGTCTCTGGTGCTGTCAGCCATCGGTGACCTCCCCGGGGGCTCCAGCCCGTCGGAGGACTCGTGCCTGCTGGAGCTGCAGGGCTCCGTACGCTCCGTTGACTACGTGCTCTTCCGCTCTATTCAGCGTAGCCGTGCCGGCTACTGCCTCAGCCTGGACTGCGGCCTCCGGGGCCCCTTTGAAGACAGCCCCCTGCCCCGGCGGCCCCCGAGGGCTGCCCGCTCCTACTCCTGCTCCGCCCCCGAGGCCCCACCCCCACTGGGTGCCCCCACAGCTGCCCGCAGCTGCCACCGGCTGGAGGGCTGGCCGCCCTGGGTGGGGCCCTGCTTCCCGGAGCTGAGGCGGCGGGTCCCCAGGGGAGGCAGCCGGCCAGCTGCGGCCCCTCCCCCGCGAGCCCCCGCTCGCCGCTTCAGCGACAGCTCAGGTTCCCTCACCCCACCGGGGCACCGGCCTCCTCACCCAGCTCCCCCGccaccgctgctgctgctgccacggTCCCACAGTGACCCGGGCATCACCACCTCCAGCGACACCG ctGATTTCAGGGACCTTTATACCAAAGTGCTTGAGGAAGAAGCTGCTTCCGTTTCCTCTGCAGACACAG ggCTCTGCTCTGAAGCCTGCCTCTTCCGTCTAGCCCGCTGCCCTTCCCCCAAGTTGCTACGTGCTCGCTCAGCCGAGAAAAGGCGCCCTGTGCCCGCCTTCCGGAAGGTCCCCCTGCCCTCGGGCCCTGCACCTGCTCACTCCCTGGGGGACCTGAAGGGCAGCTGGCCAGGCCGGGGCTTGGTCACTCGTTTCCTCCAGATGTCCAGGAAGGCCCCGGACCCCAATGGGAATGGAGCCCACGGGCATAAGCAG GTGCCCCGGAGCCCGTGGGGCCGGCCAGGCCGAGAGAGCCTCCATCTTCGCAGCTGTGGTGACCTTAGCTCTGGCTCCTCCCTGAGGCGCCTCCTGTCTGCCAGGAGGCTGGAGCGTGGTACCCGCCCCCACAGCCTCAGCCTCAATGGGGGCAGCCGGGAGACTGGGCTCTGA
- the SCAMP3 gene encoding secretory carrier-associated membrane protein 3 has translation MAQSRDGGNPFAEPGELDNPFQDPAVIQHRPSPQYATLDVYNPFETREPPPTYEPPAPVPVAPPSAPPLQSSRKLSPTEPKNYGSYSTQASAAAATAELLKKQEELNRKAEELDRRERELQHAALGGTATRQNNWPPLPSFCPVQPCFFQDISMEIPQEFQKTVSTMYYLWMCSTLALLLNFLACLASFCVETSNGSGFGLSILWILLFTPCSFVCWYRPMYKAFRSDSSFNFFVFFFIFFVQDVLFVLQAIGIPGWGFSGWISALVVLKTNTAVAVLMLLVALFFTGIAVLGIVMLKRIHSLYRRTGASFQKAQQEFAAGVFSNPAVRTAAANAAAGAAENAFRAP, from the exons ATGGCTCAAAGCAGAGACGGTGGAAACCCCTTCGCCGAGCCCGGCGAGCTTGACAACCCCTTTCAG GACCCAGCCGTGATCCAGCACCGACCCAGCCCGCAGTATGCCACGCTTGATGTCTACAACCCTTTTGAGACCCGGGAG CCGCCACCAACCTATGAGCCTCCTGCCCCTGTTCCGGTAGCTCCCCCCTCGGCTCCCCCATTGCAGTCCTCGAGAAAGCTCAGCCCCACAGAACCCAAGAACTATGGCTCCTACAGCACCCAG GCTTCAGCTGCGGCAGCCACAGCTGAGCTGCTCAAGAAGCAGGAGGAGCTCAACCGGAAGGCAGAGGAGTTGGACCGGAGGGAGCGAGAGCTGCAGCATGCTGCCCTCGGgggcacagcta CTCGACAGAACAATTGGCCCCCTCTACCTTCTTTTTGCCCAGTTCAGCCCTGCTTTTTCCAGGACATCTCCATGGAGATTCCCCAAGAATTTCAGAAGACAGTATCCACTATGTACTACCTCTGGATGT GCAGCACTCTGGCTCTTCTCCTGAATTTCCTTGCCTGCCTGGCCAGCTTCTGTGTGGAGACCAGCAATGGCTCAGGCTTTGGGCTCTCTATCCTCTGGATCCTCCTTTTCACTCCCTGCTCCTTTGTCTGCTGGTACCGCCCCATGTATAAGGCTTTCCG GAGTGACAGTTCATTCAATTTCTtcgttttcttcttcattttcttcgTTCAGGATGTGCTGTTTGTCCTCCAGGCCATTGGCATCCCAGGTTGGGGGTTCAG TGGCTGGATCTCTGCTCTGGTGGTGCTGAAGACCAACACGGCTGTAGCTGTGCTCATGCTGCTGGTTGCCCTGTTCTTCACTGGCATTGCTGTGCTGGGCATTGTGATGCTAAAGCGG ATCCACTCCTTGTATCGCCGCACAGGTGCCAGCTTTCAGAAGGCCCAACAAGAATTTGCTGCTGGTGTCTTCTCTAACCCTGCGGTCAGAACCGCAGCTGCCAATGCAGCCGCTGGGGCTGCCGAGAATGCCTTCCGGGCCCCATGA
- the ENTREP3 gene encoding protein ENTREP3 isoform X2: MMPSPSDSSRSLTSRPSTRGLTHLRLHRPWLQALLTLGLAQVLLGILVVTFSMVASSVTTTESVKRSCPSWAGFSLAFSGVVGIVSWKRPFTLVISFFSLLSVLCVMLSMAGSVLSCKNAQLARDFRECSLDGKVCVCCPPVPLLRPCPESGQELKLAPNSTCDEARGALKNLLFSVCGLTICAAIICTLSAIVCCIQIFSLDLVHTLAPERSVSGPLGPLGCASSPPAPLLHTMLDLEEFVPPVPPPPYYPPEYTCSSETDAQSITYNGSMDSPVPLYPTDCPPSYEAVMGLRGDSQATLFDPQLHDGSCICERVASIVDVSMDSGSLVLSAIGDLPGGSSPSEDSCLLELQGSVRSVDYVLFRSIQRSRAGYCLSLDCGLRGPFEDSPLPRRPPRAARSYSCSAPEAPPPLGAPTAARSCHRLEGWPPWVGPCFPELRRRVPRGGSRPAAAPPPRAPARRFSDSSGSLTPPGHRPPHPAPPPPLLLLPRSHSDPGITTSSDTADFRDLYTKVLEEEAASVSSADTGLCSEACLFRLARCPSPKLLRARSAEKRRPVPAFRKVPLPSGPAPAHSLGDLKGSWPGRGLVTRFLQMSRKAPDPNGNGAHGHKQVPRSPWGRPGRESLHLRSCGDLSSGSSLRRLLSARRLERGTRPHSLSLNGGSRETGL; this comes from the exons ATGATGCCCTCGCCTAGTGACTCCAGCCGCTCGCTGACTAGCAGGCCCAGCACCCGGGGCCTTACCCACCTCCGCCTCCACAGACCCTGGCTGCAGGCCCTGCTCACCCTGGGGCTGGCTCAGGTGCTCCTGGGCATCCTGGTGGTCACCTTCAGCATGGTGGCCTCCTCCGTCACCACCACCGAGAGCGTCAAGAGGTCCTGCCCGTCTTGGGCTGGATTCTCG CTGGCGTTTTCCGGGGTGGTTGGCATTGTGTCCTGGAAGCGGCCGTTCACTCTAGTG ATCTCCTTCTTCTCCTTGCTTTCGGTGCTCTGTGTCATGCTCAGCATGGCTGGCTCTGTTCTCTCCTGTAAAAATGCTCAGCTGGCCCGAGACTTCCGAGAGTGCTCCTTG GACGGAAAGGTCTGTGTGTGCTGCCCCCCTGTTCCTCTTCTCCGGCCCTGTCCAGAGTCTGGGCAGGAATTGAAACTTGCCCCTAACTCTACCTGTGATGAAGCCCGAGGGGCCCTCAAG AACTTGCTCTTTAGTGTCTGTGGGCTCACCATTTGTGCCGCCATAATCTGTACCCTCTCTGCTATTGTCTGCTGCATCCAAATCTTCTccctggaccttgtgcacacG CTGGCCCCTGAGCGCTCAGTCTCAGGCCCTCTGGGGCCTCTGGGCTGTGCATCCTCGCCCCCAGCCCCGCTCCTACACACCATGCTGGACTTGGAGGAATTTGTACCgcctgtgcccccaccaccctACTATCCCCCAGAGTACACCTGCAGCtcagaaacagatgcacagag CATTACCTACAATGGCTCCATGGACAGCCCGGTGCCCTTGTACCCTACTGATTGCCCCCCTTCTTATGAGGCCGTCATGGGGCTACGAGGAGACAGCCAG GCCACTCTGTTTGATCCTCAGCTTCATGATGGCTCCTGTATCTGCGAGCGAGTGGCCTCCATTGTTGATG TGTCCATGGACAGCGGGTCTCTGGTGCTGTCAGCCATCGGTGACCTCCCCGGGGGCTCCAGCCCGTCGGAGGACTCGTGCCTGCTGGAGCTGCAGGGCTCCGTACGCTCCGTTGACTACGTGCTCTTCCGCTCTATTCAGCGTAGCCGTGCCGGCTACTGCCTCAGCCTGGACTGCGGCCTCCGGGGCCCCTTTGAAGACAGCCCCCTGCCCCGGCGGCCCCCGAGGGCTGCCCGCTCCTACTCCTGCTCCGCCCCCGAGGCCCCACCCCCACTGGGTGCCCCCACAGCTGCCCGCAGCTGCCACCGGCTGGAGGGCTGGCCGCCCTGGGTGGGGCCCTGCTTCCCGGAGCTGAGGCGGCGGGTCCCCAGGGGAGGCAGCCGGCCAGCTGCGGCCCCTCCCCCGCGAGCCCCCGCTCGCCGCTTCAGCGACAGCTCAGGTTCCCTCACCCCACCGGGGCACCGGCCTCCTCACCCAGCTCCCCCGccaccgctgctgctgctgccacggTCCCACAGTGACCCGGGCATCACCACCTCCAGCGACACCG ctGATTTCAGGGACCTTTATACCAAAGTGCTTGAGGAAGAAGCTGCTTCCGTTTCCTCTGCAGACACAG ggCTCTGCTCTGAAGCCTGCCTCTTCCGTCTAGCCCGCTGCCCTTCCCCCAAGTTGCTACGTGCTCGCTCAGCCGAGAAAAGGCGCCCTGTGCCCGCCTTCCGGAAGGTCCCCCTGCCCTCGGGCCCTGCACCTGCTCACTCCCTGGGGGACCTGAAGGGCAGCTGGCCAGGCCGGGGCTTGGTCACTCGTTTCCTCCAGATGTCCAGGAAGGCCCCGGACCCCAATGGGAATGGAGCCCACGGGCATAAGCAG GTGCCCCGGAGCCCGTGGGGCCGGCCAGGCCGAGAGAGCCTCCATCTTCGCAGCTGTGGTGACCTTAGCTCTGGCTCCTCCCTGAGGCGCCTCCTGTCTGCCAGGAGGCTGGAGCGTGGTACCCGCCCCCACAGCCTCAGCCTCAATGGGGGCAGCCGGGAGACTGGGCTCTGA
- the ENTREP3 gene encoding protein ENTREP3 isoform X4: MMPSPSDSSRSLTSRPSTRGLTHLRLHRPWLQALLTLGLAQVLLGILVVTFSMVASSVTTTESVKRSCPSWAGFSLAFSGVVGIVSWKRPFTLVISFFSLLSVLCVMLSMAGSVLSCKNAQLARDFRECSLDGKVCVCCPPVPLLRPCPESGQELKLAPNSTCDEARGALKNLLFSVCGLTICAAIICTLSAIVCCIQIFSLDLVHTQLAPERSVSGPLGPLGCASSPPAPLLHTMLDLEEFVPPVPPPPYYPPEYTCSSETDAQSITYNGSMDSPVPLYPTDCPPSYEAVMGLRGDSQATLFDPQLHDGSCICERVASIVDVSMDSGSLVLSAIGDLPGGSSPSEDSCLLELQGSVRSVDYVLFRSIQRSRAGYCLSLDCGLRGPFEDSPLPRRPPRAARSYSCSAPEAPPPLGAPTAARSCHRLEGWPPWVGPCFPELRRRVPRGGSRPAAAPPPRAPARRFSDSSGSLTPPGHRPPHPAPPPPLLLLPRSHSDPGITTSSDTGLCSEACLFRLARCPSPKLLRARSAEKRRPVPAFRKVPLPSGPAPAHSLGDLKGSWPGRGLVTRFLQMSRKAPDPNGNGAHGHKQVPRSPWGRPGRESLHLRSCGDLSSGSSLRRLLSARRLERGTRPHSLSLNGGSRETGL, encoded by the exons ATGATGCCCTCGCCTAGTGACTCCAGCCGCTCGCTGACTAGCAGGCCCAGCACCCGGGGCCTTACCCACCTCCGCCTCCACAGACCCTGGCTGCAGGCCCTGCTCACCCTGGGGCTGGCTCAGGTGCTCCTGGGCATCCTGGTGGTCACCTTCAGCATGGTGGCCTCCTCCGTCACCACCACCGAGAGCGTCAAGAGGTCCTGCCCGTCTTGGGCTGGATTCTCG CTGGCGTTTTCCGGGGTGGTTGGCATTGTGTCCTGGAAGCGGCCGTTCACTCTAGTG ATCTCCTTCTTCTCCTTGCTTTCGGTGCTCTGTGTCATGCTCAGCATGGCTGGCTCTGTTCTCTCCTGTAAAAATGCTCAGCTGGCCCGAGACTTCCGAGAGTGCTCCTTG GACGGAAAGGTCTGTGTGTGCTGCCCCCCTGTTCCTCTTCTCCGGCCCTGTCCAGAGTCTGGGCAGGAATTGAAACTTGCCCCTAACTCTACCTGTGATGAAGCCCGAGGGGCCCTCAAG AACTTGCTCTTTAGTGTCTGTGGGCTCACCATTTGTGCCGCCATAATCTGTACCCTCTCTGCTATTGTCTGCTGCATCCAAATCTTCTccctggaccttgtgcacacG CAGCTGGCCCCTGAGCGCTCAGTCTCAGGCCCTCTGGGGCCTCTGGGCTGTGCATCCTCGCCCCCAGCCCCGCTCCTACACACCATGCTGGACTTGGAGGAATTTGTACCgcctgtgcccccaccaccctACTATCCCCCAGAGTACACCTGCAGCtcagaaacagatgcacagag CATTACCTACAATGGCTCCATGGACAGCCCGGTGCCCTTGTACCCTACTGATTGCCCCCCTTCTTATGAGGCCGTCATGGGGCTACGAGGAGACAGCCAG GCCACTCTGTTTGATCCTCAGCTTCATGATGGCTCCTGTATCTGCGAGCGAGTGGCCTCCATTGTTGATG TGTCCATGGACAGCGGGTCTCTGGTGCTGTCAGCCATCGGTGACCTCCCCGGGGGCTCCAGCCCGTCGGAGGACTCGTGCCTGCTGGAGCTGCAGGGCTCCGTACGCTCCGTTGACTACGTGCTCTTCCGCTCTATTCAGCGTAGCCGTGCCGGCTACTGCCTCAGCCTGGACTGCGGCCTCCGGGGCCCCTTTGAAGACAGCCCCCTGCCCCGGCGGCCCCCGAGGGCTGCCCGCTCCTACTCCTGCTCCGCCCCCGAGGCCCCACCCCCACTGGGTGCCCCCACAGCTGCCCGCAGCTGCCACCGGCTGGAGGGCTGGCCGCCCTGGGTGGGGCCCTGCTTCCCGGAGCTGAGGCGGCGGGTCCCCAGGGGAGGCAGCCGGCCAGCTGCGGCCCCTCCCCCGCGAGCCCCCGCTCGCCGCTTCAGCGACAGCTCAGGTTCCCTCACCCCACCGGGGCACCGGCCTCCTCACCCAGCTCCCCCGccaccgctgctgctgctgccacggTCCCACAGTGACCCGGGCATCACCACCTCCAGCGACACCG ggCTCTGCTCTGAAGCCTGCCTCTTCCGTCTAGCCCGCTGCCCTTCCCCCAAGTTGCTACGTGCTCGCTCAGCCGAGAAAAGGCGCCCTGTGCCCGCCTTCCGGAAGGTCCCCCTGCCCTCGGGCCCTGCACCTGCTCACTCCCTGGGGGACCTGAAGGGCAGCTGGCCAGGCCGGGGCTTGGTCACTCGTTTCCTCCAGATGTCCAGGAAGGCCCCGGACCCCAATGGGAATGGAGCCCACGGGCATAAGCAG GTGCCCCGGAGCCCGTGGGGCCGGCCAGGCCGAGAGAGCCTCCATCTTCGCAGCTGTGGTGACCTTAGCTCTGGCTCCTCCCTGAGGCGCCTCCTGTCTGCCAGGAGGCTGGAGCGTGGTACCCGCCCCCACAGCCTCAGCCTCAATGGGGGCAGCCGGGAGACTGGGCTCTGA
- the ENTREP3 gene encoding protein ENTREP3 isoform X1: MMPSPSDSSRSLTSRPSTRGLTHLRLHRPWLQALLTLGLAQVLLGILVVTFSMVASSVTTTESVKRSCPSWAGFSLAFSGVVGIVSWKRPFTLVISFFSLLSVLCVMLSMAGSVLSCKNAQLARDFRECSLDGKVCVCCPPVPLLRPCPESGQELKLAPNSTCDEARGALKNLLFSVCGLTICAAIICTLSAIVCCIQIFSLDLVHTQLAPERSVSGPLGPLGCASSPPAPLLHTMLDLEEFVPPVPPPPYYPPEYTCSSETDAQSITYNGSMDSPVPLYPTDCPPSYEAVMGLRGDSQATLFDPQLHDGSCICERVASIVDVSMDSGSLVLSAIGDLPGGSSPSEDSCLLELQGSVRSVDYVLFRSIQRSRAGYCLSLDCGLRGPFEDSPLPRRPPRAARSYSCSAPEAPPPLGAPTAARSCHRLEGWPPWVGPCFPELRRRVPRGGSRPAAAPPPRAPARRFSDSSGSLTPPGHRPPHPAPPPPLLLLPRSHSDPGITTSSDTADFRDLYTKVLEEEAASVSSADTGLCSEACLFRLARCPSPKLLRARSAEKRRPVPAFRKVPLPSGPAPAHSLGDLKGSWPGRGLVTRFLQMSRKAPDPNGNGAHGHKQVPRSPWGRPGRESLHLRSCGDLSSGSSLRRLLSARRLERGTRPHSLSLNGGSRETGL; encoded by the exons ATGATGCCCTCGCCTAGTGACTCCAGCCGCTCGCTGACTAGCAGGCCCAGCACCCGGGGCCTTACCCACCTCCGCCTCCACAGACCCTGGCTGCAGGCCCTGCTCACCCTGGGGCTGGCTCAGGTGCTCCTGGGCATCCTGGTGGTCACCTTCAGCATGGTGGCCTCCTCCGTCACCACCACCGAGAGCGTCAAGAGGTCCTGCCCGTCTTGGGCTGGATTCTCG CTGGCGTTTTCCGGGGTGGTTGGCATTGTGTCCTGGAAGCGGCCGTTCACTCTAGTG ATCTCCTTCTTCTCCTTGCTTTCGGTGCTCTGTGTCATGCTCAGCATGGCTGGCTCTGTTCTCTCCTGTAAAAATGCTCAGCTGGCCCGAGACTTCCGAGAGTGCTCCTTG GACGGAAAGGTCTGTGTGTGCTGCCCCCCTGTTCCTCTTCTCCGGCCCTGTCCAGAGTCTGGGCAGGAATTGAAACTTGCCCCTAACTCTACCTGTGATGAAGCCCGAGGGGCCCTCAAG AACTTGCTCTTTAGTGTCTGTGGGCTCACCATTTGTGCCGCCATAATCTGTACCCTCTCTGCTATTGTCTGCTGCATCCAAATCTTCTccctggaccttgtgcacacG CAGCTGGCCCCTGAGCGCTCAGTCTCAGGCCCTCTGGGGCCTCTGGGCTGTGCATCCTCGCCCCCAGCCCCGCTCCTACACACCATGCTGGACTTGGAGGAATTTGTACCgcctgtgcccccaccaccctACTATCCCCCAGAGTACACCTGCAGCtcagaaacagatgcacagag CATTACCTACAATGGCTCCATGGACAGCCCGGTGCCCTTGTACCCTACTGATTGCCCCCCTTCTTATGAGGCCGTCATGGGGCTACGAGGAGACAGCCAG GCCACTCTGTTTGATCCTCAGCTTCATGATGGCTCCTGTATCTGCGAGCGAGTGGCCTCCATTGTTGATG TGTCCATGGACAGCGGGTCTCTGGTGCTGTCAGCCATCGGTGACCTCCCCGGGGGCTCCAGCCCGTCGGAGGACTCGTGCCTGCTGGAGCTGCAGGGCTCCGTACGCTCCGTTGACTACGTGCTCTTCCGCTCTATTCAGCGTAGCCGTGCCGGCTACTGCCTCAGCCTGGACTGCGGCCTCCGGGGCCCCTTTGAAGACAGCCCCCTGCCCCGGCGGCCCCCGAGGGCTGCCCGCTCCTACTCCTGCTCCGCCCCCGAGGCCCCACCCCCACTGGGTGCCCCCACAGCTGCCCGCAGCTGCCACCGGCTGGAGGGCTGGCCGCCCTGGGTGGGGCCCTGCTTCCCGGAGCTGAGGCGGCGGGTCCCCAGGGGAGGCAGCCGGCCAGCTGCGGCCCCTCCCCCGCGAGCCCCCGCTCGCCGCTTCAGCGACAGCTCAGGTTCCCTCACCCCACCGGGGCACCGGCCTCCTCACCCAGCTCCCCCGccaccgctgctgctgctgccacggTCCCACAGTGACCCGGGCATCACCACCTCCAGCGACACCG ctGATTTCAGGGACCTTTATACCAAAGTGCTTGAGGAAGAAGCTGCTTCCGTTTCCTCTGCAGACACAG ggCTCTGCTCTGAAGCCTGCCTCTTCCGTCTAGCCCGCTGCCCTTCCCCCAAGTTGCTACGTGCTCGCTCAGCCGAGAAAAGGCGCCCTGTGCCCGCCTTCCGGAAGGTCCCCCTGCCCTCGGGCCCTGCACCTGCTCACTCCCTGGGGGACCTGAAGGGCAGCTGGCCAGGCCGGGGCTTGGTCACTCGTTTCCTCCAGATGTCCAGGAAGGCCCCGGACCCCAATGGGAATGGAGCCCACGGGCATAAGCAG GTGCCCCGGAGCCCGTGGGGCCGGCCAGGCCGAGAGAGCCTCCATCTTCGCAGCTGTGGTGACCTTAGCTCTGGCTCCTCCCTGAGGCGCCTCCTGTCTGCCAGGAGGCTGGAGCGTGGTACCCGCCCCCACAGCCTCAGCCTCAATGGGGGCAGCCGGGAGACTGGGCTCTGA